The following coding sequences are from one Candidatus Poribacteria bacterium window:
- a CDS encoding methyltransferase domain-containing protein, whose product MNTTIHTHIEHLSNQLIKRSDLQPNTDWVKQALFNVPRHYFIEQYYDDGAPDGIVQVGSPTPTPEQLEQIYSDRGMMIREEPHSAASQPNLIFGMLRDLQLTHGHKVLEVGTGSGWNAGLIAFTVGDDSLVHSIDLQADLVEKARHHLNSVGFNRVNLKAGDGGLGWDGETFDRIIVTVGSADIPPAWIQSLTDDGILVMPLKTKGVGDPILQLHKQGNKLTGKFTQGAGFMNLQGNFKSDSENALEPSSDPVVEALLQEEPTTVPFSTVFGTDCAFWLRLNGVPMQTLWEYKGQRGMYPVLLDKELPALYVPQSVYSTKTGKRMDVYGNPQLVDRFIEGIEEWVSVGSPKLTDYHIELINSAELNDTTLYHYIDQRPNATLRFSLKDASTSRD is encoded by the coding sequence ATGAACACAACAATCCACACACACATAGAACACCTATCCAACCAACTGATAAAACGATCCGATCTCCAACCCAACACCGATTGGGTGAAACAGGCACTCTTCAATGTGCCGCGTCACTACTTCATCGAACAATACTACGACGACGGGGCACCCGATGGAATCGTTCAGGTTGGATCACCAACCCCCACACCAGAACAACTGGAACAAATCTACTCCGATAGAGGCATGATGATCCGAGAGGAACCACACAGCGCAGCCTCCCAACCCAATCTTATCTTCGGCATGCTAAGGGATCTCCAACTGACCCATGGACACAAAGTTTTAGAAGTTGGAACAGGAAGCGGCTGGAACGCAGGACTGATTGCGTTCACTGTAGGAGACGACAGCCTCGTCCACTCCATCGACCTCCAAGCGGACTTGGTGGAGAAAGCGCGACACCATCTGAACTCCGTCGGATTTAATCGTGTCAACCTGAAAGCCGGTGATGGTGGACTTGGATGGGACGGAGAGACCTTCGATCGAATAATCGTTACAGTCGGTTCCGCCGATATTCCACCAGCGTGGATTCAATCCTTGACAGACGATGGGATTTTGGTGATGCCACTTAAGACAAAGGGGGTGGGCGACCCAATCCTTCAGCTCCACAAACAGGGTAACAAATTGACAGGAAAATTCACGCAAGGGGCGGGTTTCATGAACCTACAAGGCAACTTCAAGTCTGATTCCGAGAACGCGCTGGAGCCATCTTCGGATCCAGTTGTAGAAGCCTTATTGCAAGAGGAACCGACAACCGTTCCATTTTCGACAGTTTTTGGAACCGATTGTGCCTTTTGGCTCCGCCTAAACGGAGTACCGATGCAAACGCTTTGGGAATACAAAGGGCAACGCGGAATGTATCCTGTCCTGCTGGATAAAGAATTGCCTGCCTTATATGTTCCCCAATCCGTATACTCCACTAAGACCGGAAAGCGTATGGATGTCTACGGCAATCCACAACTTGTGGACCGCTTCATCGAAGGAATAGAGGAATGGGTGAGTGTTGGAAGCCCTAAACTCACAGATTATCACATCGAACTCATTAATTCTGCCGAGTTAAACGACACGACACTTTATCATTATATCGACCAGAGACCGAATGCAACACTGCGGTTCTCTTTGAAGGATGCTTCAACATCACGGGATTAA
- a CDS encoding molybdenum cofactor biosynthesis protein MoaB has protein sequence MSTTSTSTQQHREMATEEGPVAVAIVTVSDTRTPETDKNAAFLREQLAAEGNSVTAYQIIKDEPDQVASVLDEMAESDAQVILFNGGTGIAPRDTTFDILNRKLEKTLPGFGELFRMFSYDQVGAAAMLSRATAGVYRGKVVISTPGSTAAVQLAWEKLIGPELQHLAWEVGR, from the coding sequence ATGTCAACAACTTCTACAAGTACACAACAACACCGAGAAATGGCAACCGAAGAGGGACCTGTCGCCGTGGCGATCGTCACCGTCAGCGACACACGCACCCCCGAAACTGACAAAAACGCAGCATTCCTACGCGAACAACTCGCCGCAGAGGGAAACAGCGTCACCGCGTATCAAATCATTAAAGACGAACCCGACCAAGTGGCATCGGTATTAGATGAAATGGCGGAAAGCGATGCCCAGGTCATCCTTTTCAACGGTGGCACCGGCATCGCCCCGCGCGACACCACATTCGATATTCTCAATCGGAAGTTGGAAAAGACGCTCCCTGGATTTGGCGAACTCTTTCGGATGTTCAGTTACGATCAAGTCGGCGCAGCAGCGATGCTTTCACGAGCGACCGCGGGTGTCTACCGCGGGAAAGTGGTTATTTCTACACCCGGCTCAACCGCTGCGGTGCAATTGGCATGGGAAAAACTGATTGGACCAGAATTGCAACATCTGGCATGGGAAGTCGGACGCTAA
- a CDS encoding energy-coupling factor transporter transmembrane component T, translated as MQNTKLEPRTKILMMLIGGCLVILLDSPTALFVCFLGSLALVALSIPTWRQIGLLCVFLFFTTWGLIYSQAIFYNEFPRTVLFTLVPAEFPVFGKMTGGIRVYREGLFHGIVQSLRFNTTLVIGCFIVWTTQPRDLLLALAQLRVPATLAFMVTTALHFIPVIANEAAAVFRSQRLRGFRYLRLNLLATCRGVLNSFRPILAGNIRHATHLGESVESRGFSPEAAVQRTSLRALKMGALDFGLLAVLSACLVGIVGLKLLYFCYANGIYYASWLREVYTFTREIL; from the coding sequence ATGCAGAATACTAAACTGGAACCCCGCACGAAAATATTGATGATGCTGATAGGTGGATGTCTCGTCATTTTGCTGGACAGTCCAACGGCACTGTTCGTCTGTTTTTTGGGGAGCCTCGCGCTTGTAGCGTTATCCATCCCGACATGGCGACAGATCGGGTTGCTTTGCGTCTTTCTCTTTTTCACGACGTGGGGATTAATTTACAGTCAGGCGATCTTCTATAACGAGTTTCCGCGCACAGTACTGTTTACGCTCGTGCCAGCGGAATTTCCGGTCTTCGGGAAGATGACGGGCGGTATTCGCGTCTATCGGGAGGGACTCTTTCACGGGATTGTCCAATCCCTTCGTTTTAACACAACGCTTGTGATCGGATGTTTCATCGTCTGGACGACGCAACCGCGGGATCTGCTCCTCGCGTTAGCACAGTTACGGGTGCCAGCGACCCTCGCTTTTATGGTGACGACTGCCCTACATTTCATTCCGGTGATTGCAAATGAGGCAGCGGCTGTCTTCCGTTCTCAAAGGCTCAGAGGGTTCCGGTATCTCCGATTGAATTTGTTGGCGACCTGTCGGGGGGTTCTCAATAGTTTCCGACCGATCTTGGCGGGCAATATCCGGCACGCGACACATCTCGGTGAATCTGTTGAAAGTCGAGGGTTTTCGCCGGAAGCAGCGGTGCAACGGACATCGTTGCGGGCTTTGAAGATGGGGGCGTTGGATTTTGGACTGCTCGCTGTTTTATCTGCCTGTTTGGTTGGTATCGTCGGATTGAAGCTGCTCTATTTCTGTTATGCGAACGGTATCTATTATGCGTCGTGGTTGCGGGAGGTTTATACATTTACGCGCGAAATATTGTGA
- a CDS encoding STAS domain-containing protein, protein MATEIREQDGVTVIEPSGRIMGAAVSELRETISQQIEAADTPRILINFADVNQVDSGGLGALMEARALANQKQGRIGVINVGENIKNLLVLSRIVSQFEHFDNEDAAISELSA, encoded by the coding sequence ATGGCAACAGAAATTCGTGAGCAAGACGGTGTTACGGTTATAGAACCCAGCGGAAGGATAATGGGTGCCGCGGTATCAGAACTTCGGGAAACAATCTCGCAACAGATAGAGGCTGCCGATACACCGCGCATCCTCATTAATTTTGCGGATGTCAATCAGGTCGACAGTGGAGGACTCGGTGCCCTTATGGAGGCACGTGCCTTGGCAAACCAAAAGCAAGGACGCATCGGTGTCATCAATGTCGGGGAAAACATCAAAAACCTACTCGTTCTGAGTCGAATCGTGAGTCAGTTCGAACATTTTGATAACGAGGATGCCGCAATTTCGGAACTATCCGCTTAG
- a CDS encoding DUF5695 domain-containing protein, with the protein MLQVRYARYTPHDAYLRLTNEHYILDVDRRSGVIKGLYLTEDTQDTNFFGNEQNMRLNIWWKQRHVPEKAQRIPMHCWTGDIVLKARLEDQTEWCAMHTFLSDDVRTVTYDDDSITTRYAGDSVNRGGLQHLNIEQRYEFGDDAILWTITLENRTQARVEIGELGLPITLNTNYNIGDEKQGFNHRSIESTKYVFEQRVIESSFVSGHSSYILATRASGKGDHLLFIPQGDTALEAISGYGLFPNTEMMRGEGSMFYLFSEATAVEPWYNGHRSLTLAPGEKQTFAFRLCRIKNYADVNETLYQNGNIAVKIVPGMVLPINTTAHLLLRCQKRITAIETDGGIDVEPVAMMGDRHTYTVRLTSMGEQKVTIRYGNGEWTHLLFNGIAAIEDLMKARAKFIVENQRVEDPDDLCQYSFRIWNNEAERLIVEEEAPCGSIDMGGSDDRCFAPPVFLAGKNAYYPDEREIHALDEFIENFLYGKLQGKDNYQVLNSLIGLREGSWRRWDYVWRIYNYPHVYNIYYQMYRITTLHGIQTSRPPLEYLDLAYNTALASYLDSTYESVYETKNYIDYHRGNMSKTHAPMGSPILAHLLRSLKMEGMEAEYQTLRDAIEGCLPFFLEEEYPFASEYCFDHASKAALYYLAQVADDEPLKKRTVATILASRDATPMWFSYCTNMRYIGCYPTPLLARPLFDQYEQTGDLHFLQKAYGATLAVWSCVDPSGKGYNGREWRFNPPEKGSPEYNYYRNGCFSGEVGMGLYGNLSMLKSSLVQDPDFGLVGYGCAVAETANDYTLVPQDGLGVRASFVPLGVALETVKARIEKATLTKDLRRLKLVLSKPSKHAECVHISIRGMAAGSYECSAGHVTCGEQLEWVVPYAEGQESVVVTLVC; encoded by the coding sequence ATGCTACAGGTCCGATACGCACGCTATACCCCCCACGATGCCTATCTCCGTTTAACAAATGAACATTACATCCTCGATGTGGACAGACGGAGCGGTGTTATCAAAGGCTTATACCTGACAGAGGACACGCAAGACACGAACTTCTTCGGGAATGAACAGAACATGCGCCTCAATATCTGGTGGAAGCAACGGCACGTCCCAGAAAAGGCACAGCGCATCCCGATGCACTGCTGGACTGGCGATATTGTACTGAAAGCACGCCTTGAGGATCAGACAGAATGGTGCGCGATGCACACCTTCCTCAGCGACGATGTCCGCACGGTGACTTATGACGACGATTCGATAACGACCCGTTATGCAGGCGATTCTGTCAACCGAGGTGGGCTTCAGCATCTCAATATTGAGCAACGTTATGAATTTGGCGACGATGCGATTCTGTGGACGATCACGCTTGAGAACAGGACGCAGGCACGGGTCGAAATTGGTGAGTTGGGATTGCCGATCACGCTGAATACGAATTACAACATCGGTGATGAGAAGCAGGGATTCAACCACAGGTCAATTGAGTCTACGAAGTATGTCTTTGAGCAACGCGTGATTGAGAGTTCGTTTGTTTCCGGGCATTCGTCCTATATCCTTGCAACCCGTGCGAGCGGTAAAGGCGACCATTTACTCTTTATTCCGCAGGGTGACACTGCGCTTGAGGCAATTTCAGGGTATGGATTATTCCCAAACACCGAGATGATGAGGGGTGAGGGTTCCATGTTTTACCTGTTTTCCGAGGCGACAGCGGTTGAGCCTTGGTATAACGGACATCGCTCGCTTACTTTGGCACCGGGAGAAAAACAGACTTTCGCATTTAGGCTGTGTCGTATTAAGAACTACGCCGATGTCAACGAGACGTTGTATCAGAATGGGAACATTGCTGTGAAGATCGTGCCGGGAATGGTACTACCGATAAACACGACAGCGCATCTTCTGCTCCGATGCCAAAAACGGATTACGGCTATTGAGACGGACGGGGGCATCGACGTTGAACCTGTCGCAATGATGGGCGACCGCCATACGTATACCGTTCGTCTCACTTCGATGGGAGAGCAGAAGGTGACAATCCGTTACGGAAATGGTGAATGGACACACCTGCTGTTCAACGGGATTGCAGCGATAGAAGATTTGATGAAAGCGCGTGCGAAATTCATTGTCGAGAATCAGCGGGTTGAGGATCCGGACGACCTCTGTCAATATAGTTTTCGTATCTGGAACAACGAGGCTGAGAGGCTCATTGTGGAAGAGGAGGCACCCTGTGGTTCGATTGATATGGGAGGCAGCGATGACCGGTGTTTCGCACCACCTGTATTCCTCGCTGGGAAAAACGCCTATTATCCTGACGAACGGGAAATTCATGCCCTTGATGAATTTATTGAGAATTTCCTCTACGGCAAACTGCAGGGCAAAGACAACTATCAGGTGCTGAACTCGCTCATCGGGCTGCGGGAGGGTTCGTGGCGGCGATGGGATTACGTCTGGCGTATCTATAACTATCCGCACGTCTACAACATCTATTATCAGATGTATCGGATCACCACGTTGCATGGGATACAGACGAGCCGTCCGCCGTTGGAGTATCTCGATCTCGCCTATAACACTGCGCTCGCTTCCTATCTCGATTCTACCTACGAGAGTGTCTATGAGACGAAGAATTACATCGATTACCATCGCGGCAATATGTCGAAAACGCATGCACCGATGGGATCGCCGATTCTGGCACATCTCCTGAGATCGTTGAAGATGGAGGGGATGGAGGCTGAATACCAGACGCTCCGAGACGCTATTGAGGGGTGTCTCCCGTTTTTTCTTGAGGAGGAATATCCGTTCGCATCGGAGTATTGTTTCGATCACGCCTCGAAGGCGGCGTTATACTACTTGGCGCAGGTTGCTGACGATGAACCCCTGAAGAAGCGGACTGTGGCTACAATCCTCGCAAGTCGCGATGCCACCCCGATGTGGTTCTCCTACTGCACGAATATGCGGTATATTGGGTGCTACCCGACACCGCTGCTGGCGCGCCCGCTTTTCGATCAATACGAACAGACGGGAGATTTGCATTTCCTACAGAAGGCTTACGGTGCTACTTTAGCGGTCTGGAGTTGTGTGGACCCGTCAGGTAAGGGGTACAACGGTCGGGAGTGGCGGTTCAATCCGCCGGAGAAGGGGTCGCCGGAATATAACTACTACCGGAACGGCTGTTTCTCCGGTGAGGTGGGTATGGGACTCTACGGCAACTTGAGTATGCTGAAATCCTCTCTCGTTCAGGATCCGGATTTTGGGCTTGTCGGCTACGGGTGTGCTGTCGCTGAAACGGCGAACGATTACACGCTGGTCCCGCAAGATGGTTTAGGTGTCAGGGCTTCTTTTGTGCCGCTCGGCGTGGCGTTGGAGACGGTGAAGGCGCGTATTGAGAAGGCGACACTTACGAAGGATTTGCGGCGGTTGAAGCTGGTTTTGTCGAAGCCGTCCAAGCATGCAGAATGTGTGCATATCTCTATCCGGGGGATGGCAGCGGGTTCCTACGAGTGTAGTGCGGGGCATGTCACGTGTGGTGAGCAGCTTGAGTGGGTCGTGCCTTATGCGGAGGGTCAGGAATCTGTTGTCGTAACGTTGGTTTGCTAA
- a CDS encoding D-2-hydroxyacid dehydrogenase → MAKVKVLIASGISQEIADMLQNAPPEMDIHFLPKDESLSDHLSDVEILYGTVPEAAFPHATSLQWVMQPFVGVEGSMYPAFKESAITLVNSKRLYGPQLAEHAFALLLALTRGINTQLNLMREKKWEWLPCVEVSGMTMGVLGLGGIGRAVAQRAKAFDFNVIAADPEPMDKPDTVDELGQLDWLPEFLSRSEVLTVCCPITPQTHKLLSHAEFDALPEGSFFINVSRGKVVDEEALIAALESGKLAGAGLDVTYTEPCPPDNPLWTLPNVILTSHTAGASQNIAKRAMELFIDNMYKYVNGEPLTNVVDKDKGY, encoded by the coding sequence ATGGCAAAAGTCAAAGTCCTGATTGCCAGTGGAATTAGCCAAGAAATCGCAGATATGCTGCAGAATGCCCCACCGGAGATGGACATCCATTTTTTACCGAAAGACGAATCACTTAGCGACCACCTTTCAGACGTTGAAATCCTCTACGGAACAGTGCCAGAGGCGGCATTCCCACATGCGACATCCCTTCAGTGGGTGATGCAGCCGTTCGTAGGGGTGGAAGGTTCAATGTATCCCGCCTTTAAAGAGAGTGCTATCACACTCGTGAACAGCAAACGGTTGTATGGACCGCAACTCGCTGAACACGCGTTCGCGCTGCTCCTCGCGCTGACACGCGGCATCAACACACAACTCAACCTGATGCGGGAGAAAAAATGGGAGTGGCTGCCCTGTGTTGAGGTATCAGGAATGACGATGGGAGTTCTCGGACTCGGCGGTATCGGCAGAGCCGTCGCGCAACGCGCCAAAGCATTCGATTTCAACGTGATTGCTGCAGACCCTGAACCGATGGACAAGCCAGACACCGTTGATGAATTGGGACAACTCGATTGGTTGCCGGAGTTCCTATCCCGCTCTGAAGTCCTGACGGTCTGCTGTCCAATAACACCGCAGACCCACAAACTCCTATCCCATGCAGAGTTCGATGCGCTGCCAGAGGGCAGCTTCTTCATCAACGTCAGTCGCGGTAAGGTAGTTGACGAAGAGGCATTGATCGCCGCACTGGAAAGTGGAAAATTGGCGGGTGCAGGCTTAGACGTAACCTATACCGAACCGTGTCCACCCGACAATCCATTATGGACACTCCCAAATGTGATTTTAACGTCCCATACTGCTGGTGCATCACAGAATATCGCTAAACGCGCGATGGAACTATTCATCGACAACATGTACAAATACGTGAATGGCGAACCGCTCACCAACGTTGTGGACAAGGACAAAGGCTATTAG
- a CDS encoding mandelate racemase/muconate lactonizing enzyme family protein: MKITHVEAFALRFQTDRSSEQRTDNYYLPDEGWRCIYARHHETMVVRITTSDGIVGYGEGQSPVSPRTSKTIVEDLCRPILMEKDPFDVEYLWQRMFTAMRERGHYTGFFIDALAGCDIALWDIIGQATGKPVHKVLGGRYRDTIPLYAGVGGSTPEAAASKASGYVAQGYGGLKIHATSSREEILEIVAAVRERVGPKVKLMVDVHTQYSIPDAILLGRGLEELDVMWLESPTVPEDIPGQAALAQALDMSVAIGEWTRTRFELREVFERRACDITMPDIARTGLTEGKRIASLADTYNIPVTPHIGGGGILSIAATVQFSATIPNFLIMEHSPEAYEMKGQITTRKPRVEDGAFVLDDMPGIGVDIDTEALEAFAIDA; encoded by the coding sequence ATGAAAATTACACACGTTGAAGCGTTCGCGCTCAGATTCCAAACCGACAGGTCATCCGAACAGCGAACCGACAATTATTACTTGCCAGATGAGGGATGGCGTTGTATCTATGCACGGCACCATGAAACGATGGTTGTCCGAATCACTACGTCAGACGGAATCGTGGGGTATGGCGAAGGGCAAAGTCCGGTCTCGCCGCGCACCTCAAAAACAATCGTCGAGGATTTGTGTCGTCCGATACTGATGGAGAAAGACCCGTTTGATGTGGAATACCTTTGGCAACGCATGTTCACGGCGATGCGGGAGCGCGGACACTATACCGGTTTCTTTATTGATGCGCTCGCTGGATGTGATATTGCGCTGTGGGACATCATCGGGCAAGCGACGGGGAAACCGGTACACAAAGTGCTTGGCGGCAGGTATCGGGATACCATTCCTCTGTATGCTGGTGTCGGCGGCAGCACACCCGAAGCAGCGGCATCCAAGGCATCGGGATATGTCGCACAAGGTTATGGTGGATTGAAGATTCACGCGACCAGCAGCCGTGAGGAGATTTTGGAGATCGTTGCAGCCGTGCGTGAGCGTGTGGGTCCAAAGGTCAAGTTGATGGTGGATGTCCATACCCAATACAGCATCCCAGATGCAATTCTGCTCGGACGCGGGCTTGAAGAACTGGATGTGATGTGGTTGGAGTCGCCGACAGTGCCGGAGGATATCCCTGGACAGGCAGCATTGGCACAAGCATTAGATATGTCGGTCGCTATTGGCGAATGGACACGCACCCGCTTTGAGTTGCGGGAGGTGTTTGAGCGTCGCGCATGCGACATCACGATGCCGGACATTGCACGCACTGGACTCACAGAGGGAAAACGGATTGCGAGCCTCGCGGATACTTATAACATTCCGGTGACACCACACATCGGTGGTGGTGGTATCTTGTCGATTGCCGCAACAGTCCAATTTTCCGCGACAATTCCAAACTTCTTGATTATGGAACATTCCCCTGAGGCGTATGAAATGAAAGGGCAGATCACCACGCGAAAGCCGCGGGTTGAAGACGGGGCTTTCGTCCTTGATGATATGCCCGGAATCGGTGTTGATATCGATACGGAAGCGTTAGAAGCCTTTGCGATAGATGCCTAA
- a CDS encoding Rpn family recombination-promoting nuclease/putative transposase, with protein sequence MLEDTDIRSFFDISITHFPDRSARWLLQYMEYVQGLLEIVAPSEFVHRIDFSQLTQLNRSLVADTLREQEADLLFRVPYKRGAEADDLLIYILIEHQSSVDVSMGLRVMSYMMDIWTAQRREWVSNAIPERSWRLRPILPIVFYSGDRAWNVPLTLDAIMDIPEGMSQFVPMCEILFLDVKRTAVSDLTKTNHPFGWLLTVLQKERASKSSLVDALVEAMSHLNALGTEQSGQWERAIKYMILLILHRRPAEEHQELVELVGEHTHELEVETMAKSMADVLREQGIEQGIEQGETRAKRAAVLKLLQFRFNDVPESVANQVASIRSVSRLDSLFEEVWEAATLDEIDWQNSNN encoded by the coding sequence ATGCTCGAAGATACAGATATACGCAGTTTTTTTGATATTTCTATCACACATTTTCCCGATAGGAGTGCCAGATGGCTCCTGCAATACATGGAATACGTCCAAGGATTGTTAGAAATCGTTGCCCCCAGTGAATTCGTCCATCGCATTGATTTTAGTCAACTCACTCAACTCAATAGGAGTTTAGTTGCCGACACCCTTCGTGAGCAGGAAGCAGATCTTCTTTTTCGGGTGCCCTATAAGCGTGGAGCTGAAGCAGACGACCTACTTATCTATATCCTGATTGAACACCAATCGAGTGTTGACGTTTCGATGGGTTTGCGTGTGATGTCTTACATGATGGATATTTGGACTGCGCAGCGTCGGGAGTGGGTGTCCAACGCTATTCCAGAGCGGTCATGGCGTTTGCGTCCGATTCTTCCGATAGTCTTTTACAGCGGGGATCGGGCGTGGAATGTCCCGTTGACGCTTGATGCGATAATGGATATTCCAGAAGGTATGTCTCAATTTGTTCCGATGTGTGAAATTCTGTTTTTAGATGTCAAGAGAACAGCGGTATCGGATTTAACGAAAACGAATCATCCGTTTGGCTGGTTGCTAACGGTTCTTCAAAAGGAGCGTGCGAGTAAGTCTTCGTTAGTGGATGCGCTTGTAGAGGCGATGTCTCACCTGAATGCACTTGGGACGGAACAATCTGGGCAGTGGGAGCGTGCTATTAAGTATATGATTCTATTGATCCTGCATCGTCGGCCTGCTGAAGAACATCAAGAGTTGGTAGAGTTAGTGGGTGAACATACACACGAGTTGGAGGTAGAAACGATGGCAAAATCGATGGCAGATGTTCTGAGAGAACAAGGTATTGAACAAGGTATTGAACAAGGTGAGACCCGGGCAAAACGGGCAGCGGTGCTCAAGCTGCTGCAGTTCCGATTTAATGATGTCCCAGAATCGGTTGCAAATCAAGTCGCCTCCATACGGAGCGTCTCACGTCTTGATTCGCTCTTTGAAGAGGTCTGGGAAGCAGCTACACTTGATGAGATTGATTGGCAGAACAGCAACAACTAA
- a CDS encoding sodium:calcium antiporter, with protein sequence MKKQTIICCLIITFCVFHSLVPHAVFGDEDSTAEKVFEKHKATFQKTDIQNVLYIFNKSEVQTRLTSANMSRVGANPEFLKELVPEVEDSFITLLKEDIEVQALFNDADFQALVENPEALTELTELAKAGWFELLIRKLPSLALFVIIAVMLYTLGKGADWLVDEAVILSTRWGLGKAVIGATVVSVGTTTPEAAVSVLSAIQGEPGLALGNAVGSIICDTGLILGLASLIAPLPLNRQLASRLSNVQVGAGILLVVGCFPWASPAKVFSQGGVLPQLVGVVFVILLALYIWQSIRWASATGANPDNGEETDTEETNTFGTLAKLIGAIAIIVVSAQILIPSVKVMAIRIGVPEHIISATLVAFGTSLPELVTAITAVRRGHGELAVGNIIGADILNVLFVAGVSASATQGGLQADGQFFQFLFPAMLFILIVFRCGIFVSGDQLKRPFGVVLVATWLLVTILSYVLSIEMH encoded by the coding sequence ATGAAAAAACAAACGATTATTTGTTGTCTAATTATTACGTTCTGTGTTTTTCATAGTTTAGTTCCGCACGCTGTTTTCGGCGATGAGGATTCCACTGCCGAAAAGGTGTTTGAAAAGCATAAAGCAACATTTCAGAAAACTGATATTCAAAATGTCCTATATATTTTCAATAAATCAGAGGTCCAAACACGTTTGACCTCGGCAAATATGAGTCGCGTCGGGGCAAATCCCGAATTCTTAAAAGAGTTAGTCCCTGAAGTAGAAGATTCATTCATAACTCTACTCAAAGAGGATATAGAGGTCCAAGCATTATTTAACGATGCTGATTTTCAGGCTTTGGTCGAGAACCCGGAAGCACTTACCGAACTCACCGAACTTGCCAAGGCAGGCTGGTTTGAACTTCTCATTAGAAAATTACCCAGTCTAGCTCTTTTTGTGATAATTGCCGTGATGCTTTACACACTCGGCAAAGGTGCGGACTGGCTTGTTGATGAAGCGGTAATTCTTTCAACCCGATGGGGCTTAGGAAAAGCGGTTATCGGTGCAACAGTTGTGAGCGTCGGCACAACAACACCAGAGGCGGCTGTCTCCGTCCTCTCGGCAATACAAGGAGAACCGGGGCTTGCGCTTGGAAACGCCGTCGGTTCAATCATCTGCGACACAGGACTCATCCTCGGATTAGCATCCCTCATCGCTCCGTTACCTCTCAATCGCCAATTGGCTTCACGGTTGTCAAATGTACAGGTAGGGGCTGGTATTCTCTTGGTGGTAGGCTGCTTCCCGTGGGCATCTCCGGCGAAAGTTTTCAGTCAAGGCGGCGTTCTACCTCAACTCGTAGGTGTTGTCTTCGTTATCCTTCTGGCATTGTATATTTGGCAGTCCATCCGATGGGCAAGTGCTACAGGCGCAAATCCTGATAATGGAGAAGAAACAGATACAGAAGAAACAAATACATTCGGGACGCTCGCTAAACTCATCGGAGCAATTGCTATCATTGTCGTCTCAGCCCAAATTCTGATTCCAAGCGTGAAAGTGATGGCGATCCGAATTGGCGTGCCGGAACACATTATTTCAGCGACACTTGTTGCGTTTGGTACATCGCTTCCAGAACTGGTGACAGCGATAACGGCAGTTAGACGTGGACACGGCGAATTGGCAGTCGGAAACATTATCGGTGCGGATATCCTCAATGTGCTTTTTGTCGCCGGTGTCTCTGCTTCCGCAACACAAGGTGGTTTACAGGCAGACGGACAGTTCTTCCAGTTCCTATTCCCAGCGATGCTGTTCATCTTGATCGTCTTCCGATGCGGTATCTTCGTGTCAGGCGACCAACTGAAACGTCCGTTCGGTGTCGTGCTGGTTGCGACATGGCTTTTGGTGACGATTCTGAGTTATGTGCTGTCAATTGAAATGCATTAA